A region from the Canis lupus dingo isolate Sandy chromosome 9, ASM325472v2, whole genome shotgun sequence genome encodes:
- the PSME3 gene encoding proteasome activator complex subunit 3 isoform X2: protein MASLLKVDQEVKLKVDSFRERITSEAEDLVANFFPKKLLELDSFLKEPILNIHDLTQIHSDMNLPVPDPILLTNSHDGLDGPTYKKRRLDECEEAFQGTKVFVMPNGMLKSNQQLVDIIEKVKPEIRLLIEKCNTVKMWVQLLIPRIEDGNNFGVSIQEETVAELRTVESEAASYLDQISRYYITRAKLVSKIAKYPHVEDYRRTVTEIDEKEYISLRLIISELRNQYVTLHDMILKNIEKIKRPRSSNAETLY from the exons ATGGCCTCGTTGCTGAAGGTGGATCAGGAAGTGAAGCTCAAG GTTGATTCTTTCAGGGAGCGGATCACAAGTGAG gCAGAAGACTTGGTGGCAAATTTCTTCCCAAAGAAGTTGTTAGAACTTGATAGCTTTTTGAAG GAACCAATCCTAAACATCCATGACCTAACTCAGATCCACTCAGACATGAATCTCCCAGTCCCTGATCCTATTCTTCTCACCAATAGCCACGATGGACTGGACGGT CCCACTTACAAGAAGCGAAGGTTGGATGAATGTGAAGAGGCCTTCCAAG GAACCAAGGTGTTCGTGATGCCCAATGGGATGCTAAAAAGCAACCAGCAGCTAGTGGACATTATTGAGAAAGTGAAACCTGAGATCCGGCTGCTGATTGAGAAATGCAACACG GTCAAAATGTGGGTACAGCTTCTGATTCCCAGGATAGAAGATGGGAACAACTTCGGGGTGTCCATTCAG gaGGAGACAGTTGCAGAACTAAGAACTGTTGAGAGTGAAGCTGCATCTTATCTGGACCAGATTTCTAG ATATTATATTACAAGAGCCAAATTGGTTTCTAAAATAGCTAAATATCCCCATGTG GAGGACTATCGCCGTACCGTGACAGAAATTGATGAGAAAGAATATATCAGCCTTCGGCTCATCATATCAGAGCTAAGGAATCAATAT GTCACTCTACATGACATGATCCTGAAAAATATCGAGAAGATCAAACGGCCCCGGAGCAGCAATGCAGAGACACTGTActga
- the PSME3 gene encoding proteasome activator complex subunit 3 isoform X1: MEKWILKKIKYLQSGGLSASHYNYKVDSFRERITSEAEDLVANFFPKKLLELDSFLKEPILNIHDLTQIHSDMNLPVPDPILLTNSHDGLDGPTYKKRRLDECEEAFQGTKVFVMPNGMLKSNQQLVDIIEKVKPEIRLLIEKCNTVKMWVQLLIPRIEDGNNFGVSIQEETVAELRTVESEAASYLDQISRYYITRAKLVSKIAKYPHVEDYRRTVTEIDEKEYISLRLIISELRNQYVTLHDMILKNIEKIKRPRSSNAETLY; this comes from the exons ATGGAGAAATggatcctcaaaaaaataaagtatttacaGTCTGGGGGTCTCTCAGCTTCTCATTACAATTACAAG GTTGATTCTTTCAGGGAGCGGATCACAAGTGAG gCAGAAGACTTGGTGGCAAATTTCTTCCCAAAGAAGTTGTTAGAACTTGATAGCTTTTTGAAG GAACCAATCCTAAACATCCATGACCTAACTCAGATCCACTCAGACATGAATCTCCCAGTCCCTGATCCTATTCTTCTCACCAATAGCCACGATGGACTGGACGGT CCCACTTACAAGAAGCGAAGGTTGGATGAATGTGAAGAGGCCTTCCAAG GAACCAAGGTGTTCGTGATGCCCAATGGGATGCTAAAAAGCAACCAGCAGCTAGTGGACATTATTGAGAAAGTGAAACCTGAGATCCGGCTGCTGATTGAGAAATGCAACACG GTCAAAATGTGGGTACAGCTTCTGATTCCCAGGATAGAAGATGGGAACAACTTCGGGGTGTCCATTCAG gaGGAGACAGTTGCAGAACTAAGAACTGTTGAGAGTGAAGCTGCATCTTATCTGGACCAGATTTCTAG ATATTATATTACAAGAGCCAAATTGGTTTCTAAAATAGCTAAATATCCCCATGTG GAGGACTATCGCCGTACCGTGACAGAAATTGATGAGAAAGAATATATCAGCCTTCGGCTCATCATATCAGAGCTAAGGAATCAATAT GTCACTCTACATGACATGATCCTGAAAAATATCGAGAAGATCAAACGGCCCCGGAGCAGCAATGCAGAGACACTGTActga
- the BECN1 gene encoding beclin-1 isoform X1 produces MEGSKASSSTMQVSFVCQRCSQPLKLDTSFKILDRVTIQELTAPLLATAQVKPGETQEEEANSGEEPFLETRQDGVSRRFIPPASPSRPSFVLSGPVEDQHGLPLGERMMSTESANSFTLIGEASDGGTMENLSRRLKVTGDLFDIMSGQTDVDHPLCEECTDTLLDQLDTQLNVTENECQNYKRCLEILEQMNEDDSEQLQMELRELALEEERLIQELEEVEKNRKIVAENLEKVQAEAERLDQEEAQYQREYSEFKRQQLELDDELKSVENQMRYAQMQLDKLKKTNVFNATFHIWHSGQFGTINNFRLGRLPSVPVEWNEINAAWGQTVLLLHALANKMGLKFQRYRLVPYGNHSYLESLTDKSKELPLYCSGGLRFFWDNKFDHAMVAFLDCVQQFKEEVEKGETRFCLPYRMDVEKGKIEDTGGSGGSYSIKTQFNSEEQWTKALKFMLTNLKWGLAWVSSQFYNK; encoded by the exons ATGGAGGGGTCTAAAGCTTCCAGCAGCACCATGCAGGTGAGCTTCGTGTGCCAGCGTTGCAGCCAGCCCCTGAAACTGGACACGAGCTTCAAGATCCTGGATCGTGTCACCATCCAGGAGCTCACAG CTCCATTACTTGCCACAGCCCAGGTGAAACCAGGAGAGACCCAAGAGGAAGAGGCTAACTCAGGAGAG GAGCCATTTCTTGAAACTCGCCAGGATGGTGTCTCCCGCAGATTCATCCCCCCGGCCAG TCCATCTAGGCCATCCTTCGTGCTGAGTGGCCCTGTGGAAGACCAGCATGGCCTTCCCTTGGGAGAGAG GATGATGTCTACAGAAAGCGCCAACAGCTTCACTCTGATCGGGGAGGCATCTGACGGTGGTACCATGGAGAACCTCAGCCGAAGACTGAAG GTCACTGGGGACCTTTTTGACATCATGTCAGGCCAGACCGATGTGGATCACCCACTGTGTGAGGAATGCACAGATACTCTCTTAGACCAACTGGACACTCAGCTCAACGTCACTGAAAATGAGTGTCAGAACTACAA ACGCTGTTTAGAGATCTTGGAGCAGATGAATGAGGATGACAGTGAACAGCTACAGATGGAGCTCAGGGAGCTGGCACTAGAGGAGGAGAGGCTGatccaggagctggaagaggtgGAGAAGAACCGCAAGATAGTGGCAGAAAATCTCGAGAAGGTCCAGGCTGAGGCTGAGAGACTGGATCAGGAGGAAGCTCA GTATCAGAGGGAATATAGTGAATTCAAGCGACAGCAGCTGGAGCTGGATGATGAGCTGAAGAGTGTGGAAAACCAGATGCGTTATGCCCAGATGCAGCTGGACAAGCTGAAGAAAACCAATGTCTTTAACGCGACCTTTCACATCTG gCACAGTGGACAGTTCGGCACAATCAATAACTTCCGACTGGGTCGCCTGCCCAGTGTTCCTGTGGAATGGAATGAGATTAATGCTGCTTGGGGTCAGACAGTGTTGCTGCTCCATGCCCTGGCCAATAAGATGGGTCTGAAATTTCAGAG GTATCGACTTGTTCCCTACGGAAACCATTCGTATCTGGAATCTCTGACAGACAAATCTAAG GAGCTGCCGTTATATTGTTCTGGGGGGTTGCGGTTTTTCTGGGACAACAAGTTTGACCATGCCATGGTGGCTTTCCTGGACTGCGTGCAGCAGTTCAAAGAAGAGGTTGAGAAAGGCGAAACCCGTTTTTGTCTGCCCTACAG gatggatgtggagaaaggcaaGATTGAAGACACAGGAGGCAGTGGCGGCTCCTATTCCATCAAAACCCAGTTTAACTCTGAGGAACAGTGGACAAAAGCTCTCAAGTTCATGCTAACGAATCTTAAGTGGGGTCTTGCTTGGGTGTCTTCACAGTTTTataacaaatga
- the BECN1 gene encoding beclin-1 isoform X2, giving the protein MEGSKASSSTMQVSFVCQRCSQPLKLDTSFKILDRVTIQELTAPLLATAQVKPGETQEEEANSGEEPFLETRQDGVSRRFIPPARMMSTESANSFTLIGEASDGGTMENLSRRLKVTGDLFDIMSGQTDVDHPLCEECTDTLLDQLDTQLNVTENECQNYKRCLEILEQMNEDDSEQLQMELRELALEEERLIQELEEVEKNRKIVAENLEKVQAEAERLDQEEAQYQREYSEFKRQQLELDDELKSVENQMRYAQMQLDKLKKTNVFNATFHIWHSGQFGTINNFRLGRLPSVPVEWNEINAAWGQTVLLLHALANKMGLKFQRYRLVPYGNHSYLESLTDKSKELPLYCSGGLRFFWDNKFDHAMVAFLDCVQQFKEEVEKGETRFCLPYRMDVEKGKIEDTGGSGGSYSIKTQFNSEEQWTKALKFMLTNLKWGLAWVSSQFYNK; this is encoded by the exons ATGGAGGGGTCTAAAGCTTCCAGCAGCACCATGCAGGTGAGCTTCGTGTGCCAGCGTTGCAGCCAGCCCCTGAAACTGGACACGAGCTTCAAGATCCTGGATCGTGTCACCATCCAGGAGCTCACAG CTCCATTACTTGCCACAGCCCAGGTGAAACCAGGAGAGACCCAAGAGGAAGAGGCTAACTCAGGAGAG GAGCCATTTCTTGAAACTCGCCAGGATGGTGTCTCCCGCAGATTCATCCCCCCGGCCAG GATGATGTCTACAGAAAGCGCCAACAGCTTCACTCTGATCGGGGAGGCATCTGACGGTGGTACCATGGAGAACCTCAGCCGAAGACTGAAG GTCACTGGGGACCTTTTTGACATCATGTCAGGCCAGACCGATGTGGATCACCCACTGTGTGAGGAATGCACAGATACTCTCTTAGACCAACTGGACACTCAGCTCAACGTCACTGAAAATGAGTGTCAGAACTACAA ACGCTGTTTAGAGATCTTGGAGCAGATGAATGAGGATGACAGTGAACAGCTACAGATGGAGCTCAGGGAGCTGGCACTAGAGGAGGAGAGGCTGatccaggagctggaagaggtgGAGAAGAACCGCAAGATAGTGGCAGAAAATCTCGAGAAGGTCCAGGCTGAGGCTGAGAGACTGGATCAGGAGGAAGCTCA GTATCAGAGGGAATATAGTGAATTCAAGCGACAGCAGCTGGAGCTGGATGATGAGCTGAAGAGTGTGGAAAACCAGATGCGTTATGCCCAGATGCAGCTGGACAAGCTGAAGAAAACCAATGTCTTTAACGCGACCTTTCACATCTG gCACAGTGGACAGTTCGGCACAATCAATAACTTCCGACTGGGTCGCCTGCCCAGTGTTCCTGTGGAATGGAATGAGATTAATGCTGCTTGGGGTCAGACAGTGTTGCTGCTCCATGCCCTGGCCAATAAGATGGGTCTGAAATTTCAGAG GTATCGACTTGTTCCCTACGGAAACCATTCGTATCTGGAATCTCTGACAGACAAATCTAAG GAGCTGCCGTTATATTGTTCTGGGGGGTTGCGGTTTTTCTGGGACAACAAGTTTGACCATGCCATGGTGGCTTTCCTGGACTGCGTGCAGCAGTTCAAAGAAGAGGTTGAGAAAGGCGAAACCCGTTTTTGTCTGCCCTACAG gatggatgtggagaaaggcaaGATTGAAGACACAGGAGGCAGTGGCGGCTCCTATTCCATCAAAACCCAGTTTAACTCTGAGGAACAGTGGACAAAAGCTCTCAAGTTCATGCTAACGAATCTTAAGTGGGGTCTTGCTTGGGTGTCTTCACAGTTTTataacaaatga
- the CNTD1 gene encoding cyclin N-terminal domain-containing protein 1 isoform X2, with product MMVTSFTCLSDMNNGIKVAKEFVFLLSEQWCLEKSVSYQAVEILERFMIKQAENMYRQATIQLREKKEPQNWKALKEQLFNKFILRLVSCVQLASKLSFHYKIISNITVLNFLQSLGYVHTKEELLESELDVLKSLNFQINLSTPLAYVEMLLEVLGYNGCLVPATRLHATCLTLLDLVYLLREPIYESLLRASIENPIPSQLQGEKFVSVKEDFMLLAVGIIAASAFIQNHECWSQVVGHLQSITGIALESIAEFSYAILTHSVGANTPRRQQPVLPHLEARALRAAASSNT from the exons ATGATGGTCACCAGTTTCACATGCCTCAGTGATATGAACAATGGAATAAAGGTTGCAAAGG agtttgtttttctcctgtctgAACAATGGTGTCTGGAGAAATCTGTGAGCTACCAGGCTGTAGAAATCCTGGAAAG GTTTATGATTAAGCAGGCAGAGAATATGTACAGGCAAGCCACGATCcagctgagagagaaaaaagagcctCAGAATTGGAAAGCTCTGAAAGAGCAGCTTTTCAACAAGTTTATCTTGCGTCTTGTGTCATGTGTTCAACTGGCAAGCAAACTTTCCTTCCACTACAAA ATTATCAGCAACATTACAGTCCTGAATTTCCTCCAGTCTCTGGGGTATGTACACACTAAAGAAGAACTGCTGGAGTCAGAACTTGATGTTTTGAAGTCCCTGAACTTCCAAATCAATCTGTCTACTCCCCTGGCATATGTGGAAATGCTTCTGGAGGTTTTAG GATACAATGGCTGCTTGGTCCCAGCCACACGGCTGCACGCAACCTGCCTGACTCTGCTTGACCTTGTCTATCTCCTGCGTGAACCCATATATGAGAGCCTTCTGAGGGCTTCAATTGAAAACCCCATCCCCAGTCAGCTGCAAGG GGAAAAGTTTGTTTCAGTGAAGGAAGACTTCATGCTGTTGGCAGTAGGAATCATCGCAGCGAGTGCTTTCATCCAAAACCATGAGTGCTGGAGCCAG GTTGTGGGGCATTTGCAGAGCATCACTGGCATTGCACTGGAAAGCATTGCTGAGTTCTCTTACGCAATCCTGACTCACAGCGTGGGAGCTAACACTCCGAGGCGACAGCAGCCTGTTCTTCCCCACCTGGAGGCCAGAGCTCTGAGGGCTGCTGCCTCCTCCAACACATGA
- the CNTD1 gene encoding cyclin N-terminal domain-containing protein 1 isoform X1 produces MFLKMDGPVRSRPASLSDFQFGAVATETIEDALLHLVQQNEQAMQEAAGRMGSFRETRIVEFVFLLSEQWCLEKSVSYQAVEILERFMIKQAENMYRQATIQLREKKEPQNWKALKEQLFNKFILRLVSCVQLASKLSFHYKIISNITVLNFLQSLGYVHTKEELLESELDVLKSLNFQINLSTPLAYVEMLLEVLGYNGCLVPATRLHATCLTLLDLVYLLREPIYESLLRASIENPIPSQLQGEKFVSVKEDFMLLAVGIIAASAFIQNHECWSQVVGHLQSITGIALESIAEFSYAILTHSVGANTPRRQQPVLPHLEARALRAAASSNT; encoded by the exons atgttTCTGAAAATGGACGGACCTGTGAGGTCAAGACCGGCCTCCCTCAGTGACTTTCAGTTCGGAGCTGTCGCCACAGAGACCATCGAAGACGCTCTGCTCCACCTGGTGCAGCAGAATGAGCAAGCCATGCAGGAGGCTGCAGGCCGGATGGGCAGCTTCAGGGAGACCCGGATCGTGG agtttgtttttctcctgtctgAACAATGGTGTCTGGAGAAATCTGTGAGCTACCAGGCTGTAGAAATCCTGGAAAG GTTTATGATTAAGCAGGCAGAGAATATGTACAGGCAAGCCACGATCcagctgagagagaaaaaagagcctCAGAATTGGAAAGCTCTGAAAGAGCAGCTTTTCAACAAGTTTATCTTGCGTCTTGTGTCATGTGTTCAACTGGCAAGCAAACTTTCCTTCCACTACAAA ATTATCAGCAACATTACAGTCCTGAATTTCCTCCAGTCTCTGGGGTATGTACACACTAAAGAAGAACTGCTGGAGTCAGAACTTGATGTTTTGAAGTCCCTGAACTTCCAAATCAATCTGTCTACTCCCCTGGCATATGTGGAAATGCTTCTGGAGGTTTTAG GATACAATGGCTGCTTGGTCCCAGCCACACGGCTGCACGCAACCTGCCTGACTCTGCTTGACCTTGTCTATCTCCTGCGTGAACCCATATATGAGAGCCTTCTGAGGGCTTCAATTGAAAACCCCATCCCCAGTCAGCTGCAAGG GGAAAAGTTTGTTTCAGTGAAGGAAGACTTCATGCTGTTGGCAGTAGGAATCATCGCAGCGAGTGCTTTCATCCAAAACCATGAGTGCTGGAGCCAG GTTGTGGGGCATTTGCAGAGCATCACTGGCATTGCACTGGAAAGCATTGCTGAGTTCTCTTACGCAATCCTGACTCACAGCGTGGGAGCTAACACTCCGAGGCGACAGCAGCCTGTTCTTCCCCACCTGGAGGCCAGAGCTCTGAGGGCTGCTGCCTCCTCCAACACATGA
- the CNTD1 gene encoding cyclin N-terminal domain-containing protein 1 isoform X4 produces the protein MIKQAENMYRQATIQLREKKEPQNWKALKEQLFNKFILRLVSCVQLASKLSFHYKIISNITVLNFLQSLGYVHTKEELLESELDVLKSLNFQINLSTPLAYVEMLLEVLGYNGCLVPATRLHATCLTLLDLVYLLREPIYESLLRASIENPIPSQLQGEKFVSVKEDFMLLAVGIIAASAFIQNHECWSQVVGHLQSITGIALESIAEFSYAILTHSVGANTPRRQQPVLPHLEARALRAAASSNT, from the exons ATGATTAAGCAGGCAGAGAATATGTACAGGCAAGCCACGATCcagctgagagagaaaaaagagcctCAGAATTGGAAAGCTCTGAAAGAGCAGCTTTTCAACAAGTTTATCTTGCGTCTTGTGTCATGTGTTCAACTGGCAAGCAAACTTTCCTTCCACTACAAA ATTATCAGCAACATTACAGTCCTGAATTTCCTCCAGTCTCTGGGGTATGTACACACTAAAGAAGAACTGCTGGAGTCAGAACTTGATGTTTTGAAGTCCCTGAACTTCCAAATCAATCTGTCTACTCCCCTGGCATATGTGGAAATGCTTCTGGAGGTTTTAG GATACAATGGCTGCTTGGTCCCAGCCACACGGCTGCACGCAACCTGCCTGACTCTGCTTGACCTTGTCTATCTCCTGCGTGAACCCATATATGAGAGCCTTCTGAGGGCTTCAATTGAAAACCCCATCCCCAGTCAGCTGCAAGG GGAAAAGTTTGTTTCAGTGAAGGAAGACTTCATGCTGTTGGCAGTAGGAATCATCGCAGCGAGTGCTTTCATCCAAAACCATGAGTGCTGGAGCCAG GTTGTGGGGCATTTGCAGAGCATCACTGGCATTGCACTGGAAAGCATTGCTGAGTTCTCTTACGCAATCCTGACTCACAGCGTGGGAGCTAACACTCCGAGGCGACAGCAGCCTGTTCTTCCCCACCTGGAGGCCAGAGCTCTGAGGGCTGCTGCCTCCTCCAACACATGA
- the CNTD1 gene encoding cyclin N-terminal domain-containing protein 1 isoform X3 codes for MFLKMDGPVRSRPASLSDFQFGAVATETIEDALLHLVQQNEQAMQEAAGRMGSFRETRIVEFVFLLSEQWCLEKSVSYQAVEILERFMIKQAENMYRQATIQLREKKEPQNWKALKEQLFNKFILRLVSCVQLASKLSFHYKIISNITVLNFLQSLGYVHTKEELLESELDVLKSLNFQINLSTPLAYVEMLLEVLGYNGCLVPATRLHATCLTLLDLVYLLREPIYESLLRASIENPIPSQLQGLWGICRASLALHWKALLSSLTQS; via the exons atgttTCTGAAAATGGACGGACCTGTGAGGTCAAGACCGGCCTCCCTCAGTGACTTTCAGTTCGGAGCTGTCGCCACAGAGACCATCGAAGACGCTCTGCTCCACCTGGTGCAGCAGAATGAGCAAGCCATGCAGGAGGCTGCAGGCCGGATGGGCAGCTTCAGGGAGACCCGGATCGTGG agtttgtttttctcctgtctgAACAATGGTGTCTGGAGAAATCTGTGAGCTACCAGGCTGTAGAAATCCTGGAAAG GTTTATGATTAAGCAGGCAGAGAATATGTACAGGCAAGCCACGATCcagctgagagagaaaaaagagcctCAGAATTGGAAAGCTCTGAAAGAGCAGCTTTTCAACAAGTTTATCTTGCGTCTTGTGTCATGTGTTCAACTGGCAAGCAAACTTTCCTTCCACTACAAA ATTATCAGCAACATTACAGTCCTGAATTTCCTCCAGTCTCTGGGGTATGTACACACTAAAGAAGAACTGCTGGAGTCAGAACTTGATGTTTTGAAGTCCCTGAACTTCCAAATCAATCTGTCTACTCCCCTGGCATATGTGGAAATGCTTCTGGAGGTTTTAG GATACAATGGCTGCTTGGTCCCAGCCACACGGCTGCACGCAACCTGCCTGACTCTGCTTGACCTTGTCTATCTCCTGCGTGAACCCATATATGAGAGCCTTCTGAGGGCTTCAATTGAAAACCCCATCCCCAGTCAGCTGCAAGG GTTGTGGGGCATTTGCAGAGCATCACTGGCATTGCACTGGAAAGCATTGCTGAGTTCTCTTACGCAATCCTGA
- the LOC112655404 gene encoding cytochrome c oxidase assembly factor 3 homolog, mitochondrial: MAASGAGDPLNTKSGQAPVAQRIDPTREKLTPAQLQFMRQVELAQWQKRLPQRRTRNILTGLGIGAVVLAIYGYTFYSVSQERFLDELEDEAKAARARALARASGP; the protein is encoded by the exons ATGGCAGCGTCTGGTGCAGGTGACCCTCTCAATACTAAGAGTGGACaggcccctgtggctcagcgcaTCGACCCGACccgggagaagctgactcccgcGCAGCTGCAGTTCATGCGGCAGGTGGAGCTCGCCCAGTGGCAGAAGAGGCTGCCGCAAAGGCGGACCCGGAACATCCTGACCGGCCTGGGCATCGGGGCCGTGGTGTTGGCTATTT ATGGCTACACCTTCTACTCCGTGTCCCAGGAGCGTTTCCTAGATGAACTGGAGGATGAGGCCAAAGCTGCCCGAGCCCGAGCCCTCGCGAGGGCATCAGGACCCTGA